In Oryza sativa Japonica Group chromosome 2, ASM3414082v1, the following are encoded in one genomic region:
- the LOC9272291 gene encoding uncharacterized protein isoform X2, producing MGRNGVVAATAAACILLLILLTSGQLQLASAESEIGRCYDDCLPDCEQGSSRAGCKLFCFTCCVLKPIHNCTRGGESTAAAAAPVFAGDAGCRELCTSSIGDAATGESRATDADVAACVDSCNSYKEKN from the exons ATGGGGAGGAATGGAGTGGTGGCAGCTACTGCTGCTGCCTGCATCTTGCTGCTCATCCTGCTGACGTCAGGCCAGCTGCAGCTGGCGTCAGCGGAGTCCGAGATCGGCAGATGCTACGATGACTGCTTGCCTGACTGCGAGCAAGGCAGTTCTCGAGCTGGCTGCAAGCTCTTCTGCTTCACCTGCTGCGTCTTGAAGCCGATTCACAACTGTACCCGAGGCGGcgagtcgacggcggcggcggcggcgccggtgttcGCCGGAGATGCAGGCTGCAGGGAGCTCTGCACGTCGTCGATCGGGGATGCGGCAACCGGAGAAT CACGGGCAACAGATGCTGATGTTGCAGCTTGTGTCGATAGCTGCAACAGTTACAAGGAGAAGAACTAG
- the LOC9272291 gene encoding uncharacterized protein isoform X1, with amino-acid sequence MGRNGVVAATAAACILLLILLTSGQLQLASAESEIGRCYDDCLPDCEQGSSRAGCKLFCFTCCVLKPIHNCTRGGESTAAAAAPVFAGDAGCRELCTSSIGDAATGESARATDADVAACVDSCNSYKEKN; translated from the exons ATGGGGAGGAATGGAGTGGTGGCAGCTACTGCTGCTGCCTGCATCTTGCTGCTCATCCTGCTGACGTCAGGCCAGCTGCAGCTGGCGTCAGCGGAGTCCGAGATCGGCAGATGCTACGATGACTGCTTGCCTGACTGCGAGCAAGGCAGTTCTCGAGCTGGCTGCAAGCTCTTCTGCTTCACCTGCTGCGTCTTGAAGCCGATTCACAACTGTACCCGAGGCGGcgagtcgacggcggcggcggcggcgccggtgttcGCCGGAGATGCAGGCTGCAGGGAGCTCTGCACGTCGTCGATCGGGGATGCGGCAACCGGAGAAT CAGCACGGGCAACAGATGCTGATGTTGCAGCTTGTGTCGATAGCTGCAACAGTTACAAGGAGAAGAACTAG